A region of uncultured Draconibacterium sp. DNA encodes the following proteins:
- a CDS encoding Rrf2 family transcriptional regulator — translation MLAKSTEYAIRALVFVQLRNWEGKRPGVIEIAKEIEAPQAFTAKILQTLTRHQLLDSAKGRGGGFFFGDEQKKMTLYQVIHVMEGDACFHKCGFGLKSCNNDNPCPLHEQYKEVRDKFFEIVQEETIQSLSEKIRKGEAVLNRSIGKI, via the coding sequence ATGTTGGCTAAAAGTACTGAATATGCGATACGTGCACTGGTTTTTGTGCAGCTCCGAAACTGGGAAGGAAAACGACCGGGCGTAATTGAAATTGCAAAAGAAATTGAAGCGCCGCAGGCGTTTACAGCAAAAATATTACAAACACTTACCCGGCATCAATTGCTCGATTCGGCAAAAGGTCGTGGCGGCGGATTCTTTTTTGGCGATGAACAAAAGAAAATGACGCTTTACCAGGTGATTCACGTTATGGAAGGCGATGCCTGTTTTCATAAATGCGGTTTTGGGCTGAAATCGTGTAACAACGATAATCCCTGCCCCTTACACGAGCAATATAAGGAGGTACGCGATAAATTTTTCGAGATTGTTCAGGAAGAAACCATCCAGTCGCTGTCGGAAAAAATACGCAAAGGGGAAGCTGTTTTAAACCGCTCAATTGGCAAAATTTAA